The following are encoded together in the Flavihumibacter fluvii genome:
- the map gene encoding type I methionyl aminopeptidase, giving the protein MSITRAEEWVGLQAISDVVGETLRQMREYAQPGMRAKELDEFGGALLARAGARSAPKVTYGFPGYTCISVNQEVAHGIPSANKILQEGDLVNIDVSAELDGYWADNGGSFVLGRDLHGHQSLVNASKLILQETIAEIRSGVRIAEIGGYMERRAKALGFTVIRNLTGHGIGRSLHEAPREIANYYDRYNRAKFQRNSVIALETFISTRSTMADTQKDGWTLVGNKGGYVAQHEHTLVVTDGEPVILTHSNQIY; this is encoded by the coding sequence ATGTCAATTACAAGAGCAGAAGAATGGGTAGGCTTGCAGGCAATCAGTGATGTTGTAGGTGAAACCCTGCGGCAGATGCGCGAGTATGCGCAACCCGGCATGCGTGCAAAGGAACTGGATGAATTTGGTGGTGCGCTTTTGGCCAGGGCCGGTGCCCGGTCGGCCCCCAAAGTCACCTATGGATTTCCTGGCTACACCTGTATCAGCGTGAACCAGGAAGTCGCGCATGGCATCCCCTCCGCCAATAAGATCCTGCAGGAAGGCGACCTGGTGAATATTGATGTATCGGCCGAGCTGGATGGCTACTGGGCGGATAACGGCGGGTCCTTTGTACTCGGCCGCGACCTGCATGGCCACCAATCACTGGTGAATGCCTCCAAACTCATTTTGCAGGAGACCATTGCTGAGATCCGCAGCGGGGTGCGTATTGCCGAAATAGGCGGCTACATGGAGCGCCGTGCAAAGGCCCTGGGCTTTACGGTGATCCGCAATTTGACCGGCCATGGAATTGGCCGCAGCCTGCATGAGGCGCCGCGTGAGATCGCTAATTATTATGATCGCTACAACCGTGCGAAATTCCAGCGCAATTCGGTGATCGCGTTAGAGACCTTTATTTCCACCCGCTCCACCATGGCCGATACGCAGAAAGATGGCTGGACCCTGGTCGGTAACAAGGGCGGCTATGTAGCCCAGCACGAGCATACCCTGGTGGTGACAGACGGTGAACCGGTAATCCTGACCCATTCCAACCAGATCTATTGA